GTCCTGTGTTACGCACTATCGGAAGCACCCAATCTGTTTAGGAAGTTTTTCGCGGCTATCTTTTTTGGCATTTTCCGAATGCTGAGTAGATTAGTCATAGGACATTCAACTGGGATCCGAAGTTATGAGTTCTGATGAACTGAGCAAGAAAGTATCCGACCTCGCAAAAGACCTGGACAAGCAGTTCATGGAGTTGGGCAAGACCCTGCGCGACGTGAAAGATACCGACAGTGAATTGTTCCGCCAGATGGCTGCCGACACTGGCATTGGCCTGCGCAAAGCCTATTACCTGGTCAAGGTCTTCGAAGCGTTTGACAAGCTGCATGTGCAGCCCAAGCGCCTGCGCCAGATTGGCTGGACAAAGCTGATGATCCTGAGCGCCCACGTCACGAAACAGAATTACCGGGACCTCCTGGACCTGGCTGAAAAGATGACAGCACGAAATCTTCAATTGCACCTGAAGGGTGAAGATACTGAAGACAACAATCATGCTGTGCTGATGTATTTCACGCCTGAGCAGTACGGGGTTCTCCGTGACGTCCTGGTCGAGCATGGGGCCACCCAGCAAGGCCGGGGTCTTCTGGACAAGGAAGCCGCACTGATGCGCCTGGTGGAGCGGTCAACCCGCCCCCACTGACCCACAAATTTTATGATCGTTTGCAGACCTTGCAGTAAGGTTTGCTCACGACACCACTGATTTGCAATTAACTGCAATCTTTGACCAGGGAGTTGGTAATGGAAGACCTCGAATTTATTCGCTATTGCGAAGTGCATTGTGAGACCCAGCGAGCCGGGTACGTGCTGATGGGCAAGTGCGAGTACTCGAAGATCGCTAAGGATTACTTCATCCAAGAGATTGCCACGCAGGTTCTCGATCTGAACAACGCCCTCGATCCGACCTCGGCCAAGGTGCTGAACGTACTCGAGATAGCTGCAAACTCCTACCGGTACTCGATCGGGCCTTACACCCGGATCGAGTTCTGCGACCTCGACTGAGGCACCGCCCGAACAAATGCAATTAATGTCACTCGAATAAGGAAACGACCGATGCCTGCCCACGCGAAAGATAAGCAGTCAGTGGCAAGCATACCGCCGTTTGGTTTGAGGATGCAGCCAGACCTCAAAGAGAAGCTGGCCAGTGCTGCTGCAGCCAATCACAGGTCATTGAACGCCGAGATCGTCGACAGGCTCGTGTCCTCGTTGAACCCCGGGGTCTCGTCGATGACCATGTTCCCGGGCATGCTCTCCGAAGAGCAGTACGTGGCCATGGCCATGGAGAAGGTCGTACACAACGTCCAGCTCATAGAGGCAGTGTGACGGTAGCCACCAAGCCCAAACCTGAGCTGCTGAAGCTGTACAAGGCGCCCTGGCATGTCTCAATGGACGGGATCAGGGATGATAACGGTGTGTGGATCGCCGCAGTCGCAAACCCTGACATGCAGTACCAGCTTGTTGAACTGGCAAACTATGCTGCAGGCGTAGCGGGGATTTCCTCGCACGCGAAAGCTCCGTCCGTAACCACCAAGGCCGAGGGCGCCTAGATGCCGGACCAGGTAAGGAACTCGTTCGCCACCACGATACGTGACGCCCTCAAACTCAAGAAGGTCATGATCGCCCGAGGTCTCACACGGGCTCAGGCCAAGTGCCCGGAATGCGACGGCATGGTTCAGGGTCGCCTGGCCGGCCCGAAGAACCACATGCGGTTCTGGTGTGACGGGACGTGCAAGCGCAGCCTGATGGAATAGCCATGACCGAGTTCAGTGCAATACATTCGTTGAACGAACTGATCGAACAGTCCGACCTGCTGAAGCGGTACCCCTGGCTGAGCGCCAAGCTCTTGTCACGGTGGGTGAACGGTGAAAAGATTCGACGGTACACGCCAAGGCAGAACCAGCATGTTTATGTCGAAGCGGACATTCTGCAGGCGATCGAGCGGGAGATGGGATCATGCGAAGAGACGAAAGCCCCTTTGAGTTCAGAGGACAATGGATCAGCCTCGAAAACGGAAGGTCCAGCTGGTACCGGTGCTGGTACCCTGACGGAGGCGGAAAGGTTGTACGCCGAAGCCTCGAAACGTCGTCTGTTGAAGAAGCAAAAGAACGGCTGATCGAACTGCTATCGGGCATGCCCACCAGGTCAGAAGCCAGGCGCTCGCCACAGGAAGTCCTTCTCAGTGACGTGCTCAATCATTATGTCGAGCACAAGTACCCGCCAGCCAGTAGGGCAGCCCAGCTGATCATACTAGGTCTGGAGGACGTCACGCCCTACCCGAAGGTGTCCGATCTCACGCTGACCAATCAGCGGCGGGTATGGAAGCACATCTATGAAACCCACGGGCTAAAGGCCAAGTCGATCTCGACCTATATGATCGCCCTCAGGGCAGCCGTGAACTATTCGGCCCGCCCACAGATCGTTGAGGTCGACGGGAAACTGGAAGAGGTCCAGCTTCTGAACGACACGATCCCCGTGATGTGCAACCAGGATGAGATAGCCGATTATCTTGGCGCCGAGCGCAGTGTTGGACGGGCATTCCTGCCGACATTTGAACAGGTCGCCAAATGGATTGATTCGATCGAGCACGAGTCCGATTTCAGGTATGTCGTGATCGCCCTGAACACCTGGGCCAGAAACTCAGCCATCTTTGACATGCGGGTCAACGCACAGATCGACTTCGAATATGGCCTGGTCAACCTCAACCCGGAAGGTCGCAGACAGACCAAGAAGCGTCGGCCAGTGATTCGCCTCACGAACAATTTGCGGAGCTGGCTCAGGTACTGGGGGACAACCGCCCGATCAAGCAATACCAGGATACGGTTGAGAAGCGCCTGAACGCAATCGGACCAACCATCGGAATGCCAGAGTTCGTCTGCTACACGCTACGCCATTTCATGGCGACCCAGTGCCGGCGCACCACGGCCGAGGTCACGAGAGAGATGCGATCGAAGTGGATGGGGCACGTTGTGACCGAAGGATCTGCCACGACAGCTTGGTATGAGCAGTTCGACCCGGATTTTCTTGAACCGGTGGCCCAGGCAACGGACGAAGTGCTCTCACGAATCAACGCCCACACCCGCAAGCGGTCACTGGTCACACCCACAGTCGGGATTGCAGGTAATCAAGGGTGGCCAGGAAAACTGAGTCTATTCAGTGGGATAGTTGGTCGGAGCGGCAGGATTCGAACCTGCGACCCTCTGGTCCCAAACCAGATGCGCTACCAGGCTGCGCTACGCTCCGATGCCTAAGGCGTGGTCCGGATACACCGGAACGGACTGCCCCGCAACTCTAAAACACCGCTTCGAGATAAAACCTGTCAATCAGTTGCCGATAACCCGGTGACGGACCATGTCACCGACGGAAATACCAGCTTTCCCGGCCGCACCAGCATTGAGCTCCAGCACATATTTCACCGGACCCGGTGATGGGATGATCGCTTCCGAAAAGGGCGTCGTGTCGGCCGCTATGCCCACCACCGCGCCCTGTTCATCGAGAAACAGCATATCCAGCGGCAGTGGCGTGTTCTTCATCCACATCAATACCTGCCGGGTTTCCTCGAAACGAAACAGCATGCCGTGGTTCGAGGCCATGGTTTCCCGGTTCATCAGACCGGTTGACCGGTCTGCCGGCGTCAGCGCCAATTCCACAGTAAACTCGACCGGGCCGGTGCTGGTCACGATCACCAGCTTCTCCGAATCAGTCGGAAGCGCCAGCGCCAACGTCGCAACACCGACCGCCAGCATCAGCGCGGCACATAGCATCCGGGCCAGCCGAATTGCCGCGCGCGGCAGGATGTCAGTGAGATTTGGGAAGCGGCGCATCGATATCCGGATGTATTTCGGCGGCCATCAGGCCTTTGTCGCCATCACCAAACCGCACCAGAACCACCTGCCCCGGCCGCAATTCAGTCAGGCCATACCGCCTCAAGGTTTCCATATGGATGAAAATGTCCTCGGTCCCCTCGCCCCGCGTCAGGAAGCCGAAACCCTTGGTGCGGTTGAACCACTTGACGATCACCCGCTCAAGCCCGCTCGAAGCGGTAACCTGAACATGGGTACGCACCGGCGGCATCTGCGACGGGTGAATAGCGGTCGAGGTGTCCATGGAAAGAATGCGAAAAGCCTGGTAGCCGCGTTCACGCTTCTGGATTTCACAGACGATGCGGGTGCCCTCCAGAACGGTCTGGTAGCCGTCGCGGCGCAGGCACGTCACGTGCAGCAACACATCTTCCATACCGTTGTCGGGGACGATGAAACCAAAGCCCTTGGCGACATCGAACCACTTGATGACACCGGTGATCTCAATAAGATCCACAGCATCAGCATATGCCTCTGCATCAACCTCGGTCTTCTCTGAGGACCTTTCCCCCATTCGAATGCCTCTCCGATACGCGCCACATGAAAATGAAGTGATTCTGCTACAAAACATTAACATTGTATTGACCAGACTGTGCAAGCCCCGGCAGAAAAACTAGCTGATCCTTCCACTTCTATCGTGTTGCCATTGCCTCAAACGTAAACCTGTCTATCGTTCTCACACTCAAGAATCATGGGATTTGCCAATGCGTTATCTGCACACGATGGTCCGGGTTACCGATGTCGACGCGTCGCTGGATTTTTATTGCAACAAGCTCGGGCTTGTCGAAATCCGGCGCACCGAGAACGAATCCGGCCGCTTCACGCTGATCTTTCTCGCCGCTCCCGAAGACAAGGAGAGTGCTGCTGCCAATAGTGCGCCGATGCTCGAATTGACCTATAATTGGGATCCGGAAGAGTACCCGGGCGGCCGTAATTTTGGCCATCTCGCCTATGTGGTGGACAACATCTATGAGCTTTGCCAGTCGCTGCTGGACAATGGCGTGACCATCAACCGGCCGCCGCGCGATGGCCACATGGCCTTTGTTCGCTCGCCTGACGGCGTCTCCATCGAGTTGCTGCAGAAGGGCGAATCACTGGCACCCGCCGAGCCGTGGGTGTCGATGAAGAACACGGGGTCCTGGTAACGGCGCACCAGCGCACACGGCATGCTATTGAACGAAAATGTCTGATCGCAAGGCTCACGCAACGATAGCGAGCCATGTTACTGAAATTGTCATGGTTTTGCCGCATTTGCGACGCATCGCATCCGTGTGGCGATGACCGTCTTCTGTATCGCCCGGACTGAGGGATTTGTCCGGCGATACGGTACCGTATCTGAATGACCAACCTTCCAGGGCCTACGGGTCTGCCAATCGCAAACGATCCGGGGGCCGCAGAGATTGCATAGGGGCGAAAAATCATCAGCCGGAACCCGTCTGCCCTTGCGTGCCTGGCTATTGGCGGGCGCCGCCATTGCCCTGAGTGGATGCGTATCGGTCAATGATGATCCGTCGATGTATGCGAGCCAGGGCTTTGCGCCCGGCGCGCCCAACATGGCCAATTCAGCCTCATCGGGAACCTCCAGCGACAGTTTGATCGTGGCGGCACTGGAATCGGCCTCCGATGCACCTGCTCCCGTGCCACCACCCGCAGCTGATGCGCAAACGGCGTCCCTGCCGGCGAATGAAGCAACCGACAGCGCGACGATCCAATCGCTGGTTCAGGCCGACACTGCGGTTGACGCCCTTAATCGCGGAATCACCCAGACCCAATCTGCTCAACCGGTGGCCAATCTCTATAGCGCGCCCGCGGACCCTTCTCAGGTGGCCGTGGTGCCAGAACCCGCACCAGCGGAACCGGCGGCAGTCGCAAGTGCTGCGCCCGAGGTTGAAGAACAACCCGCAGCAGCACCAGTCCAGGAACTGGCGGTCGTGGCACCGCCGAAAAAGAAAACATTCTTTTCGCGCCTTTTTGGCTCTCAGACCAATTCATCCAAAAAGACTTCGCGCACCACCACAAAGCGCCCAACCTCATCAAGAGCACAGACCGCCAGCGTGGCCTCTGCCGGCGGCAATGCTTTGCCGGGAGTGCGTTTGGCCGGCTTGATGGGCGTGACATCCGATGACGATACGAGAAGCAGCGATTCGGGCAACATACAGTTGGCCTCGGCGGCAGGCCTCGCCCGGCTCGCGCCCAACGGCCTGCATTTGCAGACTGAAAAGGTGAAGGTCGACTGTTTCTCGCCAAAACTGATTAGCGTCCTGCATACCGTCGAGCGCAAATATGGTCGCCCGGTCGTGGTCACCTCCGGCTACCGCAGCCCGAAACACAACCGCCGGGTCGGCGGCGCATCCGGATCGCGCCACACCACCTGTGAAGCCGCCGACATCCAGGTCGAGGGCGTCTCGAAATGGCAACTGGCCAAATACCTTCGCTCGATGCCGGGTCGCGGCGGCGTCGGTACCTATTGCTACACCGAATCCGTTCACATCGATATCGGTAATGCGCGCGACTGGAACTGGCGTTGCCGCCGGCGCAAAAAATAGGACTCATGATCCTGATTTTCTGAACGCTACCCGCGGCAAAATCCCAAAGACCAAAACCAAAAACTTTCGGACTACATTTTTTTACGGAGACATCAATTATCCGCTTGCGGTCCGAAAGTGGGCTGACTATAAGACGCCCAACAACGTACGCGCCCTTCGTCTATCGGTTAGGACGCCAGATTTTCATTCTGGAAAGAGGGGTTCGACTCCCCTAGGGCGTACCACCATTTTCAAGCACTTCGCTTGATATCCTCTTCTAAAATCTGAAGTTCAAGCAACCGCCCCAGCGGTGACGATGTCGGCTTGTCAATTGCTCACAGGCAAGCATGTCGCTCGCAGCGGCCAAGGCTCGCGACCGCGGGCAGGCATCTATCCTGCTACATATCAATAAGTCATTTGCGCTACGTCGGAACGAGAAGTCCGAATGGCTTACCGCGCCTGCGCGGCGTCGATCACCCGGATCTGGACCCGTCTTGCGCCCTGCCAGTGGTCCACGGAAATCGTTCCGGCCAGATGGAATGGCAGCCCACGCCCACCCAGCAGTGCCCGGCCCATATCAGTGTCGGCGGCACGGAAAGCGATACCGTTGAGCCTGCCCCCGTCAGGACCGGTGAGCGTCAGCTTGACGTGATTCTGGCCCACCACCCTGGCATCCGTAAGAATATGCGACGGCACCGCAAATATCGGTTGTGAATGGCCGGCGCCGTAGGGGCCGGCACGTTCGATCATATCAACCAAATCCACCGTCACGCCCGAGGCAGCCAACGCACCGTCGATCCTGAGCCGGTGTGACGCCGAGAGCCCGGCAACGGTCTCCGCCGCCTGCTCCTCGAAAAAGCCGCGCAACTCGCCAAGGCGCTTTTCCGAAACCGTCAGACCAGCCGCCATTGCATGGCCACCGCCCTTGAGCAGCAGGCCGGTCTCGACCGCCTTGCGCACCAATCGACCGATATCCAGCCCCGGTACGGAACGCCCCGAGCCGGTACCCTTGCCGTTGCCGTCAAAGGCAATGGCAAACGCCGGCCGGCGGTAGCGCTCCTTGAGCCGCGAGGCGAGCAGTCCGACAACCCCGGGATGCCAGCCCTGTCGGGCAGTCACGATGACTGACGGGCCGTCGCCGCTTGCCATTTCCACCGCCGCCTCGGCATCGGCTTCTGCCAGCATCGCCGCCTCGATTGCCTGACGCTCGCGGTTGAGTTCCTCTAGCCGCTCGGCAATTGCCTCAGCTTCAGCCGGGTCGGTCAGAGCCAGCAACCGGCTGCCAAGGGCCGCATCGCCAATACGGCCGCCTGCATTGATGCGCGGGCCGATCAGATAGCCCAGATGATAGGGCGAAATCGGGCCATTGACGCCCGCACGTTGCGCCAGTGCCGCCAGCCCGACATTGCCCATGTCGCGCGCCACCAGCATGCCCTTGACCACAAAGGCCCGGTTCAGTCCTTTGAGCGGCACCACGTCACACACGGTGGCCAGCGCGACAATATCGAGGCAGCCCATCAGATCAAAGCCTGTGGCGCGAGCGTCGCTGCGCTGGCGCAACAGCCGCAACGTTCCTACCAGCACCATGAACACCACCCCGCAGGCACACAGATGCCCGAGACCGGAGAGATCATCCTCGCGGTTGGGATTGACCAGCGCATGTGCCACCGGCAACTCGCTGGGCATCTGATGGTGATCGATCACCACAACCTCGATACCGCGGCGGGCGGCTTCCTGCAGCGCTTCGTGGCTGGTCGAACCGCAATCGACGGTGACCAGCAAATCCGCTCCACGATCGATCAGTTCTCCGATCGCCGCCGGATTGGGCCCGTAGCCTTCAAAAATCCGGTCGGGAATGTAGATCTCGCTAACAATACCGAAATGGGTCAGAAACCGCTGCATCAGCGCCGAAGATGCCGCGCCATCCACATCGTAGTCGCCAAACACCGCAACCCGTTCATTGCGTGCAATCGCGTCGGCCAGGCGCTCAGCGGCCTTGTCGCAATCTGTCAGGCGTGACGGATCCGGCATCAATGTCTTGATCGTCGGGTCAAGGAACGCCAGTGCATCGCCCATGGCCACGCCGCGCCCCGCCAACACCCGCGCGACGACATCCGGAAGCCCGGTCGTCTGGGCAATAGAGATTGCCTTGTTCTCCCCAGCCTGATCCAGCCGCGCAACCCACTTCTGGCCGGAGAGCGACTGTTCAACGCCTAGAAATGCCCGATCAGATCCGCCGCTTGCCGTCATTGCCAACTCAACTCGCCATCACCGGTTTCAAACCAAAAGCCCCGCGCAGGCACAGACTCCACCGGAGCGCTCTGCTCCTTTGCTCATAGCGCATTCGACCTGTCACAGCAAAACGCGCGGAGGCATTGCTCTCCGCGCGTTCCGATATCCATTCCATGACGGAAAATATCAGTCGAACTTTGACAGGTCCTGGTGCCGCGCCTTGATCTCGCGCACCGTGCGCGAAGACGAACGCATGACAATGGTATGGGTGATAATCGCGTCGCGGGTAAAGCGCACGCCATGCAGCAGATTACCGTCGGTCACACCGGTTGCGGCAAACAAAACGTCGCCGCTGGCCATTTCTTCCATCGTGTAGATCTTGTTGGGATCGGAAATCCCCATCTTGGCGGCGCGCGCCACCTTCTCATCGGTATTGAGCTGCAGCCGGCCCTGCATCTGTCCGCCAATGCATCTGAGCGCCGCTGCCGCCAGCACACCCTCAGGCGCACCACCGATACCGATATAGATGTCGATGCCGGTTTCGTCCGGATCGGTTGTGTGGATTACGCCGGCCACGTCGCCATCGCCAATCAGGCGGATCGCGGCGCCTGTCGCCCGCACTTCCTCGATCAGTCGCGCATGCCGCGGCCGGTCGAGAATACAAGCCGTCACCTGGTTCACGGCTACACCCTTGGCGCGAGCCACGGCGTGGATATTGTCGGTCGCACTCGCTTCAAGCGCCACCGTATTGGCCGGATAGCCAGGCCCGATGGCAATCTTGTCCATATAAACGTCGGGCGCATAGAGCAGGCTGCCCTTTTCCGCGATCGCGATCACCGCCAGCGAATTGGGCAGGTTCTTGGCGCAGATCGTCGTGCCCTCGAGCGGGTCGAGCGCGATGTCGACCTTGGCGCCTTCGCGGTTGCCGACTTCTTCGCCGATATAGAGCATCGGCGCCTCGTCACGTTCGCCTTCGCCGATCACAACCACACCGTCGATCGGCAGACGGTTGAGCTCCGAACGCATGGCGTCGACAGCCACCTGGTCGGCAGCCATCTCGTCGCCGTGGCCACGCAACCGTGCTGCGGCAACGGCGGCGCGCTCGGTCACCCGTGCGATTTCGAGCGTCAGGATACGATCCAGACCGCTTGATTGTGTATGCGTGTCCGCCATTGCGCTTGTCTCCCGGCTGTGTCGTATGGCCGCTCATACCGCTTTAAAAGCCAGCAAGGCAATGTGAAACTCACATTAAAGCCTTTGTTTTCGCTGGTTTTTGAACGAAGCCAAAACTAAATCGATTAAGCCCGGCCAATATACCGCAGCTTTGTGACATTGCGCCGAAACGGCTGATCACATGCTCCGCGATCAGCTCCCGTTGGTGCGTTCGATGCGGATCACCTGAGGTTCGCCCGTCAGGTAACCTTCGGCCTTGATTCCATCCACCGCCGCGCGCACCCGGGATTCGGTGGTGGCGTGGGTGACCAGAATGACCGTCTGCGGTCCGGCTTCCGCACCACCGGGCCGCGCTCGCTGAACGATAGATTCCAGCGAAATATTGTTCTCGGCCATCCGCGTGGCGATCGAGGCGAATACCCCTGCCCGGTCATCGACCTTGAGCGAGATGAAATAGCCGCCTTCATGGCTCTGTATCTGCGCCCGCTGGTAGGGCTCGAGCTTTGCCACCGGGCGCCCAAGTGCCGGCGCATGCTGGTGACCAGGCCGGCTCTTGGCAATATCGGCGATATCGCCGAGCACCGCAGATGCGGTGGCGTCGCCGCCCGCACCGGGACCCGACAGCATCAATTCGCCCAGAATATCGGCCTCAATTGTCACGGCGTTGGTGACACCCTCGACCTGGGCGATCATCGAACCCTTTGGCACCATGGTCGGGTGAACCCGCTGCTCTATGCCGGTGGCAGTGCGCAAGGCCACACCCAGCAGCTTGATGCGGTATCCCAGTTCGTCGGCGGCATGGATGTCATCGATCGAAATATTGGTGATGCCCTCGATATAGACTTCGTCGCCGGCAATCTGCGTACCGAAAGCCAGGCTGGTCAGGATCGCCAGCTTGTGCGCTGTATCATTGCCTTCAATGTCAAACGCCGGATCGGCCTCGGCATAGCCAAGCCGCTGTGCTTCGGCCAGGCATTCGGCAAATCCCATATTGTCGCGTTGCATCCGGGTCAGGATGTAATTGCAGGTGCCGTTGAGAATGCCGTAGATCCGCTGGATCGAGTTTCCTGTCAGCGATTCGCGCATCGCCTTGATCACCGGAATTCCGCCAGCCACCGCCGCCTCGAAATTCAGCAGCACGCCGTTGTCTTCGGCCAGTCCTGCCAGCGCCACACCATGTTTGGCAAGCAGCGCCTTGTTTGCGGTAACCACATGCCGACCCCGTTCGAGCGCCGTAGCCACAGCCGCGTGCGCCGGATCGCCATCGCCGCCGATCAGTTCGACATAAACGTCGATATCGGCATCCCGCGCCATTGTCACCGGATCGTCAAACCAGGCGATGCCGTCGAGATTGATTCCCCGGTCGCGGCTGCGGTCACGCGCACTCACCGCGATAATGCGGATTTCACGACCGCAGATATCGGTCAGCAGATTGTGCCGGGTGGTAATCGCGCCAAACAGCGCGGCGCCGACGGTTCCCAGTCCTGCAATGCCGATTTTCAGGGCATCAGTCATATCAATGGTCCACCTGTGTGAAAGCTTCGCCAGCGATTGCAGCGAACTTTAGAATTTCATGGGCGGTTTAACGGCGGTCGTCCGGGCGGTCAACGCCGCGCGGTCATCGAGACCATATTGTCGCCGCCGCCATTGGCGGTCGAAAAGAACCGCTTGATGTTGCGTGCCGCCTGCCGGATCCGGTGCTCGTTCTCCACCAGCGCGATACGCACATGCTCGTCGCCATACTCGCCGAAGCCGATACCCGGGGCCACCGCAACATCGGCCTTCTCGATCAACAGCTTGGAAAACTCCAGCGATCCCATGTGCTTGAATGGCTCCGGGATCGGCGCCCAGGCAAACATCGTAGCCGGCGGCGGCGGTACGTCCCAGCCGGCTTTGCCGAAGCTTTCAACCAGCACGTCGCGCCGGCGTTTGTAGATCGAGCGGACTTCCTTGATGTCGGCGCCGTCACCATTGAGTGCCGAGGTCGCCGCCACCTGGATCGGCGTGAAAGCGCCGTAATCAAGATAGGATTTCACCCGCGTCAGCGCCGAAATCAGCCGCTCGTTGCCAACGGCAAAGCCCATCCGCCAACCGGGCATGGAGAAGGTCTTCGACATCGACGTGAACTCGACACAAATATCCATCGCGCCGGGTACCTGCAGCACCGATGGCGGCGGGTTGCCGTCAAAATAGATTTCCGAATAGGCAAGGTCGGAAAGCACAATGATGTCGTGCTTCTTGGCGAACGCGATGACCTCCTTGTAGAAATCAAGCGTCGCCACATAACTGGTGGGATTGGACGGGTAATTCAGGATCAGCGCCAGCGGCTTAGGGATCGAATGTCGGACCGAGCGCTCCAGCGGGCCGAAAAAACTGTCGTCCGGCACCACATCGAGCGAACGGATAACGCCGCCGGACATGATGAAGCCAAATGCATGAATCGGATAGGTCGGGTTCGGGCACAGGATCACATCGCCCGGCGCGGTGATGGCCTGCGCCATATTGGCAAACCCCTCTTTCGAGCCAAGCGTGGCGACTACCTGGGTTTCCGGATCAAGTTTGACGCCGAACCGCCGCTGATAATAACCAGCTTGGGCACGCCTCAAACCGGGGATGCCCCGCGAGGTCGAATAACGATGGGTGCGGGGATCCTGAACGGCTTCACACAGCTTGTCGACAATGGCCTTCGGAGTGGGAAGATCGGGGTTGCCCATCCCCAGATCGATAATATCCGCGCCCCCTGCCCGTGCCGAGGCCTTGAGGCGATTGACCTGTTCGAACACATAGGGCGGGAGTCTGCGAACTTTGTGAAATTCTTCCATGGAATTCCCCGGAGTTGACGGCTGTTAGTGGATTTCGTGTCAGGGGTTTGCGGCCAAACCGGGCCAAAGGCAAGATCTGACGGCGAACTTTATTTGCCCGTGGACGCACGCTGCGTCATCCGTCTCCCCGGCAACAAGTTGGTCCAAACTGCGCAGCTACGCTTTAACGCGCGGCTTATTGCTCGATCTCGCGCTGGGTGTCTGCCGCATGGTTTTTGGCCAGGTCCCTGAGTTCCTTGAGCCGTGCCTCATATTCAGCGCGCCCATCCGGCGTCTGAGCCCGTTCCCGCAACAGCTTGGCCATTTCCGCTTCGGCAGCACTTTTCTCCGTAGCCGACAATTGACTGTTTGCCGCCGTCTGCTTGCGACCAATCACCGGATACTCGCCGGTTCGGCGGGCGCCGGATTCAACAAACTCTTCGGTCGC
This DNA window, taken from Hoeflea algicola, encodes the following:
- the recJ gene encoding single-stranded-DNA-specific exonuclease RecJ, which translates into the protein MTASGGSDRAFLGVEQSLSGQKWVARLDQAGENKAISIAQTTGLPDVVARVLAGRGVAMGDALAFLDPTIKTLMPDPSRLTDCDKAAERLADAIARNERVAVFGDYDVDGAASSALMQRFLTHFGIVSEIYIPDRIFEGYGPNPAAIGELIDRGADLLVTVDCGSTSHEALQEAARRGIEVVVIDHHQMPSELPVAHALVNPNREDDLSGLGHLCACGVVFMVLVGTLRLLRQRSDARATGFDLMGCLDIVALATVCDVVPLKGLNRAFVVKGMLVARDMGNVGLAALAQRAGVNGPISPYHLGYLIGPRINAGGRIGDAALGSRLLALTDPAEAEAIAERLEELNRERQAIEAAMLAEADAEAAVEMASGDGPSVIVTARQGWHPGVVGLLASRLKERYRRPAFAIAFDGNGKGTGSGRSVPGLDIGRLVRKAVETGLLLKGGGHAMAAGLTVSEKRLGELRGFFEEQAAETVAGLSASHRLRIDGALAASGVTVDLVDMIERAGPYGAGHSQPIFAVPSHILTDARVVGQNHVKLTLTGPDGGRLNGIAFRAADTDMGRALLGGRGLPFHLAGTISVDHWQGARRVQIRVIDAAQAR
- a CDS encoding VOC family protein, encoding MRYLHTMVRVTDVDASLDFYCNKLGLVEIRRTENESGRFTLIFLAAPEDKESAAANSAPMLELTYNWDPEEYPGGRNFGHLAYVVDNIYELCQSLLDNGVTINRPPRDGHMAFVRSPDGVSIELLQKGESLAPAEPWVSMKNTGSW
- a CDS encoding YcbK family protein — protein: MRAWLLAGAAIALSGCVSVNDDPSMYASQGFAPGAPNMANSASSGTSSDSLIVAALESASDAPAPVPPPAADAQTASLPANEATDSATIQSLVQADTAVDALNRGITQTQSAQPVANLYSAPADPSQVAVVPEPAPAEPAAVASAAPEVEEQPAAAPVQELAVVAPPKKKTFFSRLFGSQTNSSKKTSRTTTKRPTSSRAQTASVASAGGNALPGVRLAGLMGVTSDDDTRSSDSGNIQLASAAGLARLAPNGLHLQTEKVKVDCFSPKLISVLHTVERKYGRPVVVTSGYRSPKHNRRVGGASGSRHTTCEAADIQVEGVSKWQLAKYLRSMPGRGGVGTYCYTESVHIDIGNARDWNWRCRRRKK
- the glpX gene encoding class II fructose-bisphosphatase, producing MADTHTQSSGLDRILTLEIARVTERAAVAAARLRGHGDEMAADQVAVDAMRSELNRLPIDGVVVIGEGERDEAPMLYIGEEVGNREGAKVDIALDPLEGTTICAKNLPNSLAVIAIAEKGSLLYAPDVYMDKIAIGPGYPANTVALEASATDNIHAVARAKGVAVNQVTACILDRPRHARLIEEVRATGAAIRLIGDGDVAGVIHTTDPDETGIDIYIGIGGAPEGVLAAAALRCIGGQMQGRLQLNTDEKVARAAKMGISDPNKIYTMEEMASGDVLFAATGVTDGNLLHGVRFTRDAIITHTIVMRSSSRTVREIKARHQDLSKFD
- a CDS encoding homoserine dehydrogenase; this translates as MTDALKIGIAGLGTVGAALFGAITTRHNLLTDICGREIRIIAVSARDRSRDRGINLDGIAWFDDPVTMARDADIDVYVELIGGDGDPAHAAVATALERGRHVVTANKALLAKHGVALAGLAEDNGVLLNFEAAVAGGIPVIKAMRESLTGNSIQRIYGILNGTCNYILTRMQRDNMGFAECLAEAQRLGYAEADPAFDIEGNDTAHKLAILTSLAFGTQIAGDEVYIEGITNISIDDIHAADELGYRIKLLGVALRTATGIEQRVHPTMVPKGSMIAQVEGVTNAVTIEADILGELMLSGPGAGGDATASAVLGDIADIAKSRPGHQHAPALGRPVAKLEPYQRAQIQSHEGGYFISLKVDDRAGVFASIATRMAENNISLESIVQRARPGGAEAGPQTVILVTHATTESRVRAAVDGIKAEGYLTGEPQVIRIERTNGS
- a CDS encoding Arc family DNA-binding protein, yielding MPAHAKDKQSVASIPPFGLRMQPDLKEKLASAAAANHRSLNAEIVDRLVSSLNPGVSSMTMFPGMLSEEQYVAMAMEKVVHNVQLIEAV
- a CDS encoding cold-shock protein; amino-acid sequence: MGERSSEKTEVDAEAYADAVDLIEITGVIKWFDVAKGFGFIVPDNGMEDVLLHVTCLRRDGYQTVLEGTRIVCEIQKRERGYQAFRILSMDTSTAIHPSQMPPVRTHVQVTASSGLERVIVKWFNRTKGFGFLTRGEGTEDIFIHMETLRRYGLTELRPGQVVLVRFGDGDKGLMAAEIHPDIDAPLPKSH
- a CDS encoding DUF192 domain-containing protein; translated protein: MRRFPNLTDILPRAAIRLARMLCAALMLAVGVATLALALPTDSEKLVIVTSTGPVEFTVELALTPADRSTGLMNRETMASNHGMLFRFEETRQVLMWMKNTPLPLDMLFLDEQGAVVGIAADTTPFSEAIIPSPGPVKYVLELNAGAAGKAGISVGDMVRHRVIGN